The segment TTTTAAAAGATATATTAACATGCTGTACCGATAGCAAGTCTTGAACGATTGTTTGGTTCGTCAATATCTCTACCTCCCGTCTAGGAAATATTCATAGGCCATTTTAGAAATTTGAGCAATTGGTTCGTTTCCGTCGTATTCTAAGGTATGCCCTTTAGAAAAGACACAAATAACATACTGACCTTTCTCTTCCGGTAAGTAGACGATTCCTGCATCATTGAACATCGTACCAAGGCTACCCGTTTTATTTGCTACAGGTGTATTACGTGGTAAAAGCCCACCTATCCGCTGCTGGTAGTGCTGTCTAAATAAAATATTTAGTATTTCGTTCGAACATGTTGGTGAAACGAATTCCCCTTTAGCGAACATTTCTAATAACAAGGACATATCCTTTGCTGAACTATCATTGCTCTCTTTATTGTGCTGATACACAATACTATCCCAATCAATTTCCTGATCTATCAAACGTCTAATAATTTCAGCAAAGATTTCAGCGCTATATGGTTGAACCGGTATGCCTACGCTTAAACTTAAAAGGTCCCAAATTGAGTGTTTAATATAAATATTTTTGAGCCCTAAACGATCCATTGTCTCTTGTACTGGATTCACTCCACCAAGGATTTTTAATAATTTATCTGTAGCAAGATTATCACTTACGATAATCATCATCGTTGCTAAATCTTTTATTGTTGGCGTTAAGCCATAGTCCATTTCTTGAAATAAACCCGAGCCCGGTACATAGTCTTGTTCTGTCAGCTGTAAGCGTTCATGTAAATTGATTTCACCTTGATGGACCTTTTCGTATAAGGTTGCTAAAACAGGA is part of the Solibacillus sp. FSL K6-1523 genome and harbors:
- a CDS encoding serine hydrolase, with product MSLQQLIESYVKDIEADFGIYIKHVQKNEEVNIHGEKLFQTASVMKLPVLATLYEKVHQGEINLHERLQLTEQDYVPGSGLFQEMDYGLTPTIKDLATMMIIVSDNLATDKLLKILGGVNPVQETMDRLGLKNIYIKHSIWDLLSLSVGIPVQPYSAEIFAEIIRRLIDQEIDWDSIVYQHNKESNDSSAKDMSLLLEMFAKGEFVSPTCSNEILNILFRQHYQQRIGGLLPRNTPVANKTGSLGTMFNDAGIVYLPEEKGQYVICVFSKGHTLEYDGNEPIAQISKMAYEYFLDGR